One Robbsia sp. KACC 23696 DNA segment encodes these proteins:
- the gspM gene encoding type II secretion system protein GspM, whose translation MNTWQMMVGAWWAQRQPRERRLLSIGGVVVLLALLYQILVAPALDGIARIEATLPGMQQQLGQMQAQAMVAQRLSGAAQGAAPSGEALRTGLAAALSDAGLGDADAVQTVGNGVRVTVKQVSFAALVHWLDQMRTQLKVKVSDAQIAPVRAPDGAIDGRVDATVTLAGQRDGAGQSGSASR comes from the coding sequence ATGAATACGTGGCAGATGATGGTGGGCGCGTGGTGGGCGCAACGGCAGCCGCGCGAGCGTCGCCTGTTGTCGATCGGCGGCGTGGTGGTGTTGCTCGCGTTGCTGTACCAGATACTGGTCGCGCCGGCGCTCGACGGGATTGCACGGATCGAGGCGACGTTGCCCGGCATGCAACAGCAACTTGGGCAGATGCAGGCGCAGGCGATGGTCGCGCAGCGCTTGTCCGGCGCGGCACAGGGCGCGGCGCCCAGTGGCGAGGCGCTGCGCACGGGCTTGGCCGCCGCGTTGAGCGATGCCGGCCTGGGCGATGCGGACGCCGTGCAGACGGTGGGCAACGGCGTGCGGGTGACGGTGAAACAGGTGTCCTTCGCCGCACTGGTGCACTGGCTCGATCAGATGCGCACGCAGTTGAAGGTCAAGGTCAGCGATGCGCAGATCGCGCCGGTGCGGGCGCCCGACGGCGCCATCGATGGCCGCGTGGATGCGACGGTGACATTGGCAGGACAGCGTGACGGTGCCGGCCAGAGCGGGAGCGCGTCGCGATGA
- the gspL gene encoding type II secretion system protein GspL, with product MSTLTVLIPPRDAAETSAGAGLPGAAGTSEAQPGADRLPASAAGGLRYVLTDRRGTVLQSGTAPLGLLPAAQATCLVLAARDVLLVDAPVPPLQGARLQQALPNIIEDWLLPDTAPVHIVAGPLPGAGAAAWTGVGGIGRFTRRAAPRRPRLAAVGKAASVRTLAAVDRTWLRDLLTRFAAAGHKALRVVPMSGCLPLPGLSSGVGLATDGSDDASVSVLLDDSAHAATVAQDGTVEVTLRRRPHAGGERVDVADAGPDTLLTPAAGAGLARAAASAESAVDGRDVVSLADIGTAAPVEGSATRDDAGHARALADASGAARIDAAAVAALDEDDAASLEAHRLCGEGLRIARTDIDLTLDMIAPHRTLYYLVAGTDDQAMAGAALRLRPGARPYTMAQLAQAAQRCVIDLCQFEFAPKGLRLSGALWRQVRWPVMLVLASVVVTLIGLNLRWAQLVHQRNAVQAAMTERLLSAFPSTTVVLDPVVQMTRSLDALRVAAGELSPNDFLTLTNGLSLSMGGISPNGIGAMTYDGSSLQVLFRSDAQVDAGLRDRLARQGLDASMESRPDGQRWTIRSRR from the coding sequence GTGAGTACATTGACCGTATTGATTCCGCCGCGTGACGCGGCGGAGACATCGGCGGGCGCCGGCCTGCCCGGTGCGGCGGGGACGTCGGAGGCGCAGCCCGGCGCGGATCGGCTGCCCGCATCCGCGGCCGGCGGCTTGCGCTATGTGCTGACCGATCGGCGCGGTACGGTGTTGCAGTCCGGCACGGCGCCGCTGGGCTTGTTGCCGGCGGCGCAAGCCACCTGTCTGGTCCTGGCCGCACGCGACGTGCTGCTCGTCGATGCACCGGTGCCGCCGTTGCAAGGCGCCCGCCTGCAGCAGGCGCTGCCGAACATCATCGAGGACTGGCTGCTGCCCGATACGGCGCCGGTGCATATCGTGGCAGGTCCGCTGCCCGGCGCGGGGGCGGCCGCATGGACCGGTGTCGGCGGAATCGGCCGGTTCACGCGCCGTGCCGCACCGCGTCGTCCGCGCCTGGCCGCGGTGGGCAAAGCCGCATCGGTCCGTACGCTGGCGGCCGTCGATCGGACCTGGTTGCGCGACCTGCTGACGCGTTTCGCCGCGGCCGGTCACAAGGCGTTGCGGGTCGTGCCGATGAGCGGTTGCCTGCCCTTGCCCGGTTTGTCGAGCGGCGTCGGTCTGGCGACCGACGGCAGCGACGATGCGTCGGTATCGGTGCTGCTCGACGACAGCGCGCATGCCGCTACGGTCGCTCAGGATGGCACCGTCGAAGTGACGTTGCGCCGCCGCCCGCATGCCGGCGGTGAGCGCGTCGATGTCGCCGATGCCGGACCGGACACGCTGCTTACGCCGGCCGCGGGTGCCGGTTTGGCACGTGCCGCCGCGTCTGCGGAATCGGCAGTCGATGGTCGTGACGTCGTGTCGCTCGCCGATATCGGCACCGCGGCGCCTGTCGAGGGGAGCGCGACGCGCGACGATGCAGGCCACGCCCGCGCACTGGCCGACGCCAGCGGCGCCGCGCGGATCGATGCCGCGGCCGTGGCGGCGCTCGACGAAGACGATGCCGCTTCCTTGGAGGCGCATCGCCTATGCGGCGAAGGTCTGCGGATCGCGCGCACCGATATCGATTTGACGCTGGACATGATCGCGCCGCATCGGACGCTGTATTACCTGGTTGCCGGCACCGACGACCAGGCGATGGCCGGTGCCGCGCTGCGCCTGCGTCCGGGGGCGCGACCGTACACGATGGCGCAGTTGGCGCAGGCGGCGCAACGGTGCGTGATCGACCTCTGCCAATTCGAATTCGCGCCGAAAGGTCTGCGTCTCTCCGGCGCGCTCTGGCGACAGGTGCGTTGGCCGGTGATGCTGGTGCTGGCCAGTGTCGTGGTGACGTTGATCGGCTTGAATCTGCGTTGGGCGCAACTCGTGCATCAGCGCAATGCCGTGCAGGCGGCGATGACGGAACGCCTGTTGTCGGCCTTCCCGTCGACGACAGTCGTGCTCGACCCGGTCGTGCAGATGACCCGCTCGCTGGACGCGCTGCGGGTAGCGGCCGGCGAGTTGTCGCCGAACGACTTCCTGACGCTGACGAATGGCCTGTCCTTGTCGATGGGCGGCATCTCACCGAACGGTATCGGTGCAATGACATACGACGGCAGCAGCCTGCAGGTGCTGTTCCGCAGCGACGCGCAGGTGGATGCGGGGCTGCGTGACCGATTGGCGCGACAAGGCCTGGATGCATCGATGGAATCGCGGCCGGATGGTCAGCGTTGGACGATCAGGAGCCGTCGATGA
- the gspK gene encoding type II secretion system minor pseudopilin GspK, which yields MKRSPPRSRYEGDAGRRRSRGAALITALLVTTLAAVLVSGLLWRQQVEIRRVENQREAEQARWVSRGVMDWARLILRTQADALPVTYLGGAWSVPIAPTRLSDFLGKMGIARSQEGASTWLSGGVVDAQSRFNLRNLVGIAPVGGLRIDPQALQQFQKLLSLLGLNGDLATPTAQYLMTTLLSSATKTQQAQTGDIASDAQAAALNNNASPNSSSGFSDDPGLSSGNAAAEMTRPIQLHDVDDLAVLPGFTPQIIARLRSFVTILPVPTQINLNTASAEVIASALPSLTVTAAQAVVATRDQAFFVNLGDAQTRLARFMLASDTLDASRFDVTTRYFEIHARVTHERAVVDNVALVYRDARTHATRIVRVVEARQ from the coding sequence ATGAAACGAAGCCCGCCAAGGTCCAGATATGAAGGGGACGCCGGCCGTCGGCGTTCGCGCGGCGCGGCCTTGATCACGGCGCTATTGGTCACCACCTTGGCCGCGGTGCTGGTATCCGGATTGTTATGGCGGCAGCAGGTGGAGATTCGTCGCGTGGAGAATCAGCGCGAGGCGGAACAGGCTCGTTGGGTATCGCGTGGCGTCATGGATTGGGCGCGTCTGATTTTGCGTACGCAGGCCGATGCCTTGCCGGTGACCTATCTCGGCGGCGCCTGGAGCGTGCCGATCGCGCCGACGCGGCTGTCGGACTTTCTCGGAAAAATGGGGATCGCACGCTCGCAAGAGGGCGCGTCCACCTGGTTGTCGGGCGGGGTCGTCGATGCGCAATCGCGCTTCAATCTGCGCAATCTGGTGGGCATCGCGCCGGTTGGGGGATTGCGTATCGATCCGCAGGCCTTGCAGCAGTTTCAGAAGCTGCTGTCCTTGCTGGGTTTGAACGGTGACTTGGCGACGCCGACGGCGCAATATCTGATGACGACGTTGTTGTCGTCGGCGACGAAAACGCAGCAGGCGCAGACGGGCGATATCGCGTCCGATGCGCAAGCCGCGGCACTGAACAACAACGCCTCGCCGAACAGCAGCAGTGGTTTCAGCGATGACCCTGGTTTGAGCAGCGGCAATGCGGCGGCGGAGATGACGCGGCCCATCCAGCTGCACGATGTGGACGATCTCGCGGTGCTCCCCGGCTTTACGCCGCAGATCATCGCGCGGCTGCGGTCGTTTGTGACGATTCTGCCGGTGCCGACCCAGATCAATCTGAACACGGCGAGTGCCGAGGTGATTGCGTCGGCGTTGCCGTCGTTGACCGTGACGGCGGCGCAGGCGGTGGTGGCGACGCGCGACCAGGCGTTTTTCGTCAATCTGGGCGATGCGCAGACGCGCCTGGCGCGCTTCATGTTGGCGTCGGATACGCTCGATGCGAGTCGCTTCGACGTGACTACACGTTATTTCGAGATTCACGCCCGCGTGACGCATGAACGGGCTGTGGTGGACAACGTTGCGCTGGTGTATCGCGATGCACGGACGCATGCGACGCGCATCGTGCGGGTGGTTGAAGCACGGCAATGA
- a CDS encoding prepilin-type N-terminal cleavage/methylation domain-containing protein: protein MKRTGRSDTPRREAGFTLIELLVAITLLAVVALLSWRGFDQIVRGREIVVATMSDERTIARALGQVGFDLRAAASDDDARGSAVILQGSGFTVVRYLTQPEQPRRLQVVVYQVREGQLLRRASAPVATVGALQQALSGNGDQGDWREVVLLPHVATFQAEAWLEAQGWTGAQSSVAAAVTRSQRALRDATTSSAPLERAARGVRLTLSTNDGGLRRYERDYLVAQ, encoded by the coding sequence ATGAAACGCACAGGCCGCTCTGATACGCCGCGCCGGGAGGCCGGCTTCACCTTGATCGAGCTGTTGGTGGCGATCACGCTGCTGGCGGTGGTCGCGCTATTGAGCTGGCGTGGCTTCGACCAGATCGTACGGGGACGTGAGATCGTCGTGGCGACGATGAGCGACGAACGAACGATCGCGCGTGCTTTAGGTCAGGTCGGTTTCGATCTGCGCGCAGCCGCCAGCGATGACGATGCGCGCGGCAGTGCGGTGATATTGCAAGGCAGCGGTTTTACCGTCGTGCGCTATCTCACGCAGCCGGAGCAGCCGCGACGGTTGCAGGTGGTCGTGTATCAAGTGCGGGAAGGACAGTTGCTGCGCCGTGCCTCGGCCCCGGTCGCAACGGTCGGCGCCTTGCAACAGGCGCTGTCGGGAAATGGCGACCAAGGCGATTGGCGCGAAGTGGTGTTGCTGCCGCATGTGGCGACATTCCAGGCGGAGGCTTGGCTGGAGGCACAGGGGTGGACCGGTGCGCAATCGTCGGTGGCGGCGGCGGTGACCCGCTCGCAACGCGCGTTGCGGGACGCTACCACCAGTTCCGCGCCGTTGGAGCGCGCGGCCCGCGGCGTACGACTGACGTTGTCGACGAACGACGGCGGTCTGCGGCGTTATGAACGTGATTATCTGGTGGCGCAATGA
- the gspI gene encoding type II secretion system minor pseudopilin GspI → MRLSFVRRSIDMRRPPCASRAGPRRRARTARAGFAAGFTLIEVLVALAIVAIGLVAALRAVGSVATNTAALHARLLAGWSADNTITMLHLQRSWPSFGVTSVPCPQGGLALVCDMTVTPTPNPAFRRVEVSVRSAVTGKTMLADLVTVVADETHRPL, encoded by the coding sequence ATGCGTCTCTCCTTCGTCCGTCGATCGATCGATATGCGGCGCCCCCCCTGTGCTTCGCGCGCGGGGCCGCGCCGACGCGCGCGCACGGCACGCGCCGGGTTTGCGGCCGGTTTTACCTTGATCGAAGTCCTGGTCGCGTTGGCGATCGTCGCGATCGGTCTGGTCGCGGCCTTGCGCGCCGTCGGGAGTGTGGCGACGAATACCGCCGCCTTGCATGCGCGCCTGCTGGCTGGCTGGAGCGCCGACAATACGATCACGATGTTGCATCTGCAACGCAGTTGGCCGTCGTTCGGGGTGACGTCCGTCCCCTGCCCGCAAGGCGGGCTGGCGCTGGTCTGCGATATGACGGTAACGCCGACGCCGAATCCGGCGTTTCGGCGAGTCGAGGTGTCCGTGCGTAGCGCGGTTACCGGAAAAACGATGTTGGCCGATCTGGTTACGGTGGTGGCGGATGAAACGCACAGGCCGCTCTGA
- a CDS encoding GspH/FimT family pseudopilin: protein MRARGFTLLEMLMVLVIGGLLVGLASLSLSHNTGSALLEQGQRLALAFETAGDEAQLRNAPISWEPVDGGYRFSVRDGARWRPLSDDVLGGARWMTAVSGVAIRYPGVSSAVKVLRFGTESIGDAASVTLFSDNGAVTISTNGDGQFLVRKGTR, encoded by the coding sequence GTGCGCGCGCGTGGCTTCACCTTGCTCGAGATGCTGATGGTGCTGGTGATCGGCGGACTGCTGGTCGGCCTGGCATCCTTATCCCTCTCGCACAACACCGGGAGTGCCCTGTTGGAACAGGGGCAACGCCTCGCGCTCGCTTTTGAGACCGCGGGCGACGAGGCTCAGTTGCGCAACGCACCAATCAGTTGGGAGCCGGTGGATGGCGGCTATCGCTTTTCGGTACGGGACGGCGCGCGTTGGCGGCCGCTGAGCGACGACGTGCTGGGCGGCGCACGCTGGATGACCGCGGTCTCGGGCGTTGCGATTCGATATCCGGGCGTGTCGAGCGCGGTGAAAGTTTTGCGCTTCGGCACGGAAAGCATCGGCGATGCCGCAAGTGTCACGCTGTTCTCGGACAATGGCGCCGTGACTATTTCAACCAACGGCGACGGACAGTTCCTCGTTCGCAAAGGGACCCGCTGA
- the gspG gene encoding type II secretion system major pseudopilin GspG, producing the protein MAGRRRARGFTLIEVMVVIAIIGILATLIVPKIMNRPDQARRVAATQDIATVMQSLKLYRLDNGRYPTTEQGLRALVTKPSTDPVPNNWKDGGYLEKLPNDPWGNAYQYLNPGVHGEIDVFSYGADGKAGGDGNDADIGSWQ; encoded by the coding sequence TTGGCGGGGCGGCGCCGCGCACGCGGCTTCACCCTGATCGAAGTGATGGTGGTGATCGCGATCATCGGCATTCTCGCAACCTTGATCGTACCGAAGATCATGAACCGACCGGATCAGGCGCGTCGTGTGGCGGCGACGCAGGATATCGCCACGGTGATGCAGTCGCTGAAACTTTATCGCCTGGACAACGGCCGTTATCCGACGACGGAACAAGGGCTGCGAGCATTGGTCACGAAGCCGAGCACGGACCCGGTGCCGAACAATTGGAAGGATGGCGGCTATCTGGAGAAGTTGCCGAACGATCCGTGGGGCAATGCGTATCAATATCTGAATCCGGGCGTCCACGGCGAGATCGATGTGTTCAGCTATGGCGCCGATGGCAAGGCGGGCGGCGACGGTAACGACGCCGATATCGGTTCGTGGCAGTGA
- a CDS encoding type II secretion system protein N, which translates to MNRLVMPLATLAACALFCATATFWTVKLTASRQAPDDAATVAPPPSVQAASQLFGGDATQQARLRVAGVLSLGVGRGAAAIISENGAAGRAIGLNQAIDDQTILREVYADHIVVEQHGVRSDIRVTAPISGPGGIAYMR; encoded by the coding sequence ATGAACCGACTCGTGATGCCCCTCGCTACGTTGGCCGCCTGCGCGCTGTTTTGCGCGACCGCCACTTTTTGGACCGTGAAACTGACCGCTTCGCGGCAGGCGCCGGATGACGCCGCCACCGTGGCGCCGCCACCTTCCGTCCAGGCGGCAAGCCAACTGTTCGGCGGCGATGCCACCCAGCAGGCTCGCTTGCGCGTGGCCGGCGTCCTCTCGCTGGGCGTGGGCCGCGGCGCTGCGGCAATCATCAGCGAGAACGGCGCAGCCGGCCGCGCGATCGGTCTCAATCAAGCGATCGACGACCAGACGATCCTTCGGGAAGTGTACGCGGATCACATCGTCGTCGAGCAACATGGCGTGCGCAGTGACATTCGCGTCACCGCGCCCATCAGCGGTCCGGGCGGCATCGCTTATATGCGCTGA
- the gspF gene encoding type II secretion system inner membrane protein GspF, which translates to MPAFRFEAIDARGKTQRGVIDAESARGARGALRTQGLTPLVVELAGRHASGGGTSGSADASGKRARLAFGRRLSAREQGLFTRQLASLLVAGLPLGEALGVLSEQSERDYVRELIAAIRADVLAGQSMAGALALHPRDFPDIYRALVSAGEHTGQLGLVLTRLADYVEQRNALRQKIQLAFTYPVVVTCIAIGIVSFLLSYVVPQVVSVFSNNKQALPTITVVVLGLSDFFRHYWWAMLLSVIVLGWAARKILRMPGPRLAFDQWLLTAPLAGRLVRGYNTVRFASTLGILTAAGVPILRALQAAGETLNNRAMRQVVDEAIVRVREGTALSRALHGTRTFPPVLVHLIRSGEATGDVTTMLDRAASGEAQELERRTMFLTTLLEPLLILAMGGIVLVIVLAVMMPIIQLNQMVQ; encoded by the coding sequence ATGCCAGCATTCCGTTTCGAAGCGATCGATGCACGGGGCAAGACCCAGCGTGGCGTGATCGATGCCGAAAGCGCCCGTGGCGCGCGCGGCGCGTTGCGCACGCAGGGGCTGACGCCGCTGGTCGTCGAACTGGCGGGCCGCCATGCGTCTGGCGGCGGTACGTCGGGATCGGCCGACGCGTCGGGCAAGCGCGCCCGTCTCGCGTTCGGCCGTCGGCTGTCCGCTCGGGAACAGGGTCTGTTCACGCGTCAGTTGGCCAGTCTGTTGGTGGCCGGTTTGCCGCTTGGTGAGGCGCTCGGCGTGTTGTCGGAGCAATCGGAGCGCGACTACGTCCGCGAGCTGATCGCGGCGATTCGTGCCGATGTGCTGGCGGGCCAATCGATGGCCGGTGCGCTGGCGCTGCACCCCCGCGACTTTCCCGATATCTATCGCGCCCTGGTGTCGGCCGGCGAACATACCGGGCAGTTGGGTCTCGTGCTGACGCGCCTGGCCGATTACGTCGAGCAACGCAATGCGTTGCGGCAGAAGATCCAGTTGGCCTTCACCTATCCGGTGGTCGTCACCTGCATCGCCATCGGCATCGTCAGCTTTTTGCTGAGTTACGTCGTGCCGCAGGTCGTCAGTGTGTTTTCAAACAATAAGCAGGCCTTGCCGACGATCACGGTGGTCGTGCTGGGTTTGTCCGATTTCTTCCGCCATTACTGGTGGGCGATGCTGCTGAGCGTCATCGTGTTGGGATGGGCCGCGCGCAAGATCCTGCGCATGCCGGGTCCCCGGCTGGCCTTCGACCAATGGTTGTTGACGGCGCCATTGGCCGGACGTCTGGTGCGAGGCTATAACACCGTGCGCTTTGCCAGCACGCTCGGCATCCTGACCGCGGCAGGGGTACCTATCCTGCGTGCGCTGCAGGCGGCGGGCGAAACGCTGAACAATCGCGCGATGCGTCAGGTGGTGGACGAGGCCATCGTGCGCGTGCGCGAAGGGACGGCGCTGTCGCGCGCGCTGCATGGCACGCGGACGTTTCCGCCCGTGCTCGTCCACCTGATTCGGTCCGGCGAAGCGACCGGCGACGTGACGACGATGTTGGATCGCGCCGCCAGCGGCGAGGCGCAGGAACTCGAGCGTCGCACGATGTTCCTCACCACGCTGTTGGAGCCTTTGCTGATTCTGGCGATGGGTGGCATCGTGCTGGTGATCGTGCTGGCGGTGATGATGCCGATCATCCAGCTTAACCAAATGGTGCAGTGA
- the gspE gene encoding type II secretion system ATPase GspE: protein MSTPDVPSLDATRLIGYSFARSAQVLVAHRHSDGLEVWISSRTRSSALAEMGRRFGAMRLVRKSDKELSEHINRAYAMQDSSAAQVVGEVEGEVDLSRLMQDIPEIEDLLESEDDAPIIRMINALLTQAAREGASDIHIEPFEQSCVVRFRTDGTLRDIVRPKKALHGALISRIKIMAQLDIAEKRLPQDGRITLRVGGRPVDVRVSTLPTGHGERAVLRLLEKDAQRLNLDALGMARETQQRFDTLIGKPHGIVLVTGPTGSGKTTTLYASMSRLETASTNIMTVEDPIEYDLAGVGQTQVNDRIGMTFARALRSILRQDPDIIMIGEIRDLETAQIAVQASLTGHLVLATLHTNDAASAVTRLVDMGVEPYLLASSLLGVLAQRLVRQLCPACKVERDGQWHPVGCERCARTGYAGRRGVYELLVLNDAIRKQIHDGRSDAEILTAGRANGMRTLREDADRWLAEGTTSLEEVLRVTGA, encoded by the coding sequence ATGAGCACGCCCGATGTTCCGTCGCTGGATGCCACGCGGCTGATCGGCTATAGCTTCGCACGCAGTGCGCAAGTGCTGGTCGCGCATCGGCATTCGGACGGGCTCGAAGTGTGGATCAGCAGCCGCACGCGCTCTTCCGCCCTCGCGGAAATGGGGCGTCGCTTCGGTGCGATGCGTCTGGTGCGCAAGTCCGACAAGGAACTGTCCGAACACATCAACCGCGCCTATGCGATGCAGGACAGCAGCGCCGCGCAGGTGGTCGGCGAGGTCGAGGGCGAGGTGGATCTGTCGCGGCTGATGCAGGACATTCCCGAGATCGAAGATCTGCTGGAGTCCGAGGACGACGCGCCGATAATCCGGATGATCAATGCGCTGCTGACGCAGGCCGCACGCGAAGGGGCGTCCGATATCCATATTGAACCGTTCGAGCAGTCCTGCGTCGTCCGCTTTCGCACCGATGGCACCTTGCGCGATATCGTGCGACCGAAGAAGGCGCTGCACGGTGCGTTGATCTCGCGGATCAAGATCATGGCGCAGCTCGATATCGCCGAGAAGCGCCTGCCGCAGGATGGGCGCATCACCTTGCGCGTGGGGGGGCGTCCGGTAGATGTGCGCGTGTCGACGTTGCCCACGGGGCATGGCGAACGCGCGGTGCTGCGGTTGCTGGAAAAAGACGCGCAACGGCTGAATCTCGATGCGTTGGGAATGGCGCGTGAAACGCAGCAGCGTTTCGATACGCTGATCGGCAAGCCGCACGGCATCGTGCTGGTGACGGGTCCGACCGGCTCCGGCAAGACCACCACGCTGTATGCGTCGATGAGCCGTCTCGAGACGGCATCGACGAACATCATGACGGTGGAGGACCCGATCGAGTACGACCTCGCCGGCGTGGGTCAAACGCAGGTCAACGATCGAATCGGCATGACGTTCGCGCGGGCCTTGCGGTCGATCCTGCGGCAGGATCCCGACATCATCATGATTGGCGAAATCCGCGATCTGGAGACGGCGCAGATTGCCGTGCAGGCGTCGTTGACCGGGCACTTGGTCCTGGCGACGCTGCATACGAACGATGCGGCGTCGGCCGTGACGCGGCTCGTGGACATGGGCGTCGAACCCTATCTGCTCGCCTCGAGTCTGCTCGGCGTGCTGGCGCAGCGACTGGTCCGCCAGCTCTGCCCTGCCTGCAAGGTCGAGCGCGATGGGCAATGGCATCCGGTGGGATGCGAGCGTTGCGCGCGGACCGGTTATGCCGGGCGGCGTGGCGTCTATGAATTACTGGTGCTGAACGATGCGATTCGCAAGCAGATCCACGACGGCCGCAGCGATGCCGAGATTCTGACCGCCGGTCGGGCCAACGGCATGCGCACCTTGCGTGAGGATGCGGACCGTTGGCTCGCCGAAGGAACGACATCGCTGGAGGAAGTCCTGCGTGTGACCGGGGCCTAG